Proteins encoded together in one Prunus dulcis chromosome 3, ALMONDv2, whole genome shotgun sequence window:
- the LOC117623394 gene encoding ribosome biogenesis protein WDR12 homolog isoform X2: MCASSRSSIVLSKFQIPPFPSPPISPDLAYPASLTILSKQETILEIEYIRAVVPRKEEEPSLHDDWVSAVDGSSPRFFLTGCYDGLGRVWKAAGVCTHILEGHSEPVSSVSIINPEGADSVTVATASKDRTLRLWKFNAEDTRRNPLKISAFKILRGHRASVQSVAAQTSGNMICSGSWDCTINLWQTNEPVSEFDTVSTKKRKTTGQAKESQSEGEAVSSLVGHTQCVSSVKWPERETIYSASWDHSIRRWNAETGKDSLNIFCGKALNCLDIGGESSALVAAGGSDPILKIWDPRKPGTSAPVYQFSSHTSWVTACKWHEKSWFHLISASHDGKVMLWDLRTAWPLFVIDAHKDKALCADWWRGDTVLSGGADSKLCMTSGASVL; encoded by the exons ATGTGCGCTTCATCACGAAGCTCGATCGTCCTTTCAAAGTTCCAAATTCCTCCATTTCCGTCGCCTCCAATTTCACCCGATTTGGCCTATCCAGCGTCGTTAACAATCTTATCCAAACAG GAAACAATATTGGAAATTGAATACATACGGGCTGTAGTTCCAcgcaaagaagaagaaccttCTTTACATGATGACTGGGTCAGTGCAGTTGATGGTTCTAGTCCCAG GTTTTTTTTGACAGGGTGCTATGATGGTTTAGGAAG GGTATGGAAAGCTGCTGGTGTATGTACACACATACTGGAAGGACACAGTGAACCTGTTTCTTCTGTTAGCATAATCAATCCAGAAG GTGCAGATAGTGTTACCGTAGCTACTGCTTCGAAAGACCGGACACTTAGACTGTGGAAG TTTAATGCAGAAGATACCAGAAGAAATCCTTTGAAGATAAGTGCATTCAAAATTTTGCGTGGACATAGAGCATCTGTTCAAAGTGTTGCTGCTCAGACCTCCGGAAACATG ATCTGTTCAGGCTCTTGGGATTGCACGATCAATTTGTGGCAGACAAATGAGCCAGTTTCAGAATTTGACACTGTATCaacaaagaagagaaaaaccaCTGGTCAAGCTAAGGAATCTCAGTCGGAG GGGGAGGCTGTTTCTTCTCTAGTGGGCCACACACAATGTGTATCTTCTGTAAAGTGGCCGGAGCGTGAAACAATATATTCTGCATCGTGGGACCACTCTATTAGAAGGTGGAATGCCGAGACAGGCAAAGACTCGTTGAACATA TTCTGCGGTAAAGCCCTCAACTGTCTCGATATTGGAGGTGAAAGTTCCGCTCTTGTTGCTGCTGGTGGTTCTGACCCTATTCTTAAGATATGGGATCCTCGTAAACCAG gaACTTCTGCTCCTGTCTATCAATTCTCATCTCACACTTCTTGGGTTACGGCATGCAAATGGCATGAGAAGTCTTggtttcatttaatttctgCATCTCATGATGGAAAAGTTATGCTGTGGGATTTGAGAACTGCT TGGCCCTTATTTGTCATTGATGCACACAAAGACAAG GCACTATGTGCTGACTGGTGGAGAGGTGATACTGTGCTTAGTGGTGGGGCAGATTCAAAGCTTTGCATGACTTCTGGGGCTTCTGTGCTGTGA
- the LOC117623394 gene encoding ribosome biogenesis protein WDR12 homolog isoform X1, translated as MDTDGNSGDASRVVHVRFITKLDRPFKVPNSSISVASNFTRFGLSSVVNNLIQTENPDWEVEPFDFLINGELVRMSLENFLLAKGISAETILEIEYIRAVVPRKEEEPSLHDDWVSAVDGSSPRFFLTGCYDGLGRVWKAAGVCTHILEGHSEPVSSVSIINPEGADSVTVATASKDRTLRLWKFNAEDTRRNPLKISAFKILRGHRASVQSVAAQTSGNMICSGSWDCTINLWQTNEPVSEFDTVSTKKRKTTGQAKESQSEGEAVSSLVGHTQCVSSVKWPERETIYSASWDHSIRRWNAETGKDSLNIFCGKALNCLDIGGESSALVAAGGSDPILKIWDPRKPGTSAPVYQFSSHTSWVTACKWHEKSWFHLISASHDGKVMLWDLRTAWPLFVIDAHKDKALCADWWRGDTVLSGGADSKLCMTSGASVL; from the exons ATGGACACGGACGGAAATTCAGGAGACGCGTCGAGGGTGGTCCATGTGCGCTTCATCACGAAGCTCGATCGTCCTTTCAAAGTTCCAAATTCCTCCATTTCCGTCGCCTCCAATTTCACCCGATTTGGCCTATCCAGCGTCGTTAACAATCTTATCCAAACAG AGAATCCTGATTGGGAAGTGGAgccttttgattttcttatcaatGGCGAGCTGGTTCGGATGTCGCTTGAAAACTTCCTTCTTGCCAAGGGCATTTCTGCG GAAACAATATTGGAAATTGAATACATACGGGCTGTAGTTCCAcgcaaagaagaagaaccttCTTTACATGATGACTGGGTCAGTGCAGTTGATGGTTCTAGTCCCAG GTTTTTTTTGACAGGGTGCTATGATGGTTTAGGAAG GGTATGGAAAGCTGCTGGTGTATGTACACACATACTGGAAGGACACAGTGAACCTGTTTCTTCTGTTAGCATAATCAATCCAGAAG GTGCAGATAGTGTTACCGTAGCTACTGCTTCGAAAGACCGGACACTTAGACTGTGGAAG TTTAATGCAGAAGATACCAGAAGAAATCCTTTGAAGATAAGTGCATTCAAAATTTTGCGTGGACATAGAGCATCTGTTCAAAGTGTTGCTGCTCAGACCTCCGGAAACATG ATCTGTTCAGGCTCTTGGGATTGCACGATCAATTTGTGGCAGACAAATGAGCCAGTTTCAGAATTTGACACTGTATCaacaaagaagagaaaaaccaCTGGTCAAGCTAAGGAATCTCAGTCGGAG GGGGAGGCTGTTTCTTCTCTAGTGGGCCACACACAATGTGTATCTTCTGTAAAGTGGCCGGAGCGTGAAACAATATATTCTGCATCGTGGGACCACTCTATTAGAAGGTGGAATGCCGAGACAGGCAAAGACTCGTTGAACATA TTCTGCGGTAAAGCCCTCAACTGTCTCGATATTGGAGGTGAAAGTTCCGCTCTTGTTGCTGCTGGTGGTTCTGACCCTATTCTTAAGATATGGGATCCTCGTAAACCAG gaACTTCTGCTCCTGTCTATCAATTCTCATCTCACACTTCTTGGGTTACGGCATGCAAATGGCATGAGAAGTCTTggtttcatttaatttctgCATCTCATGATGGAAAAGTTATGCTGTGGGATTTGAGAACTGCT TGGCCCTTATTTGTCATTGATGCACACAAAGACAAG GCACTATGTGCTGACTGGTGGAGAGGTGATACTGTGCTTAGTGGTGGGGCAGATTCAAAGCTTTGCATGACTTCTGGGGCTTCTGTGCTGTGA
- the LOC117623257 gene encoding uncharacterized protein LOC117623257, with translation MGSISLPEMAVGIIHHCPTAYSGAHWKYDKNLCLGRRPPIFRTASKRKKNLFCKPHWLCKSRTRIFSSMDDSSDTFADVVETSGRNEVLNIEEDELMTARKALSEAQARQEAIEKERDQLLEKLACSEAKQQEYVATILHEKELAIAEVEAAKSLFHQKLQESVEEKFSLESKLVLAKNDAVELAVQVEKLAEIAFQQATSHILEDAQLRVSAAETAAAEAAYEIEKQIRDVTEGSILSIVEQSKYAIEKALDVAEKAGEHATKAVSEFTEGMNPLDELASIQSKNIMLQGVVNDLESQLLLTRSDVDRLKLELEKAHAHANAFELRAKDAEKALLEFQESSKKNTLQKEEEIMSLIEKMKKDSSERKKASSKAFKAELQSIRDAIGAAKEMAHSKDDAYLRRCEALQRSLKASEATTKMWRQRAEMAESILCKERPLGEGDEDSIYVVNGGRIDLLTDDDSQKWKLLSDGPRREIPQWMARKIRTIRPRFPPRKIDVAEALSSKFRSLDLPKPNEVWSIAQEKPKEGDTLIEHVIEKETIEKKRKALEHALQGKTIQWQKTPEQTNLESGTGTGREIVFQGFNWESWRKQWYLDLAPKAADLSKIGVTSVWFPPPTESVAPQGYMPSDLYNLNSSYGSVEELKHCIEEMHSQGLLALGDVVLNHRCAQKQSPNGIWNIFGGKLAWGPEAIVCDDPNFQGCGNPSSGDIFHAAPNIDHSKDFVRNDIKEWLNWLRNDIGFDGWRLDFVRGFSGTYVKEYIEASVPAFAIGEYWDSLAYENGNLCYNQDAHRQRIVNWINATGGTSSAFDVTTKGILHSALHNQYWRLIDPQGKPTGVLGWWPSRAVTFLENHDTGSTQGHWPFPRDKLTQGYAYILTHPGTPVIFYDHLYDFGLHDILTELIEARRRAGIHCRSAVKIYHANNEGYVAQIGDTLVMKLGHFDWNPSKENHLEGSWQTFVDKGSDYKLWLRQ, from the exons ATGGGTAGCATTTCATTGCCTGAAATGGCTGTTGGGATCATTCACCACTGTCCCACTGCTTATTCAGGTGCACATTGGAAGTATGATAAGAACTTATGCCTGGGGCGGCGTCCTCCTATCTTTAGAACTGcttcgaaaagaaaaaa GAACCTTTTCTGCAAACCTCATTGGCTATGTAAATCAAGAACAAGAATTTTTTCAAGCATG GATGATTCCAGTGACACTTTTGCAGATGTGGTTGAAACTTCAGGAAGAAATGAAGTGTTGAACAtagaagaagatgaattaATGACTGCTAGAAAAGCTCTTTCTGAGGCCCAAGCTAGACAAGAAGCcattgagaaagagagagatcaaTTGCTTGAAAAATTGGCCTGTTCGGAAGCTAAACAACAGGAATATGTTGCTACCATATTGCATGAGAAGGAACTGGCTATTGCAGAAGTTGAGGCAGCCAAGTCTTTGTTCCATCAGAAGCTGCAGGAATCAGTTGAAGAGAAGTTCAGCTTGGAATCTAAGTTAGTCCTTGCAAAAAATGATGCTGTTGAACTTGCAGTGCAAGTAGAAAAGTTAGCAGAAATTGCTTTTCAGCAGGCCACATCTCACATTCTAGAAGATGCTCAGTTAAGGGTTTCAGCTGCAGAAACTGCAGCTGCTGAAGCAGCTTATGAGATAGAAAAGCAAATTAGGGATGTGACTGAAGGGAGTATATTGTCAATTGTGGAACAATCAAAATATGCCATAGAGAAGGCACTGGATGTGGCAGAAAAAGCTGGCGAGCATGCAACAAAAGCAGTATCAGAATTTACTGAAGGTATGAATCCACTGGATGAGCTTGCTTCCATCCAGtcaaaaaatattatgttacAGGGTGTCGTAAATGATTTAGAATCTCAGTTACTGCTTACAAGAAGTGACGTTGATAGGTTGAAGTTGGAGTTGGAAAAGGCCCATGCACATGCAAATGCGTTTGAGCTCCGAGCTAAGGATGCTGAGAAAGCACTGCTTGAATTTCAGGAGTCAAGCAAGAAAAACACTCTCCAGAAAGAGGAGGAAATTATGTCTTTGAtagagaaaatgaagaaagattcatcagaaagaaagaaggctTCTTCAAAGGCTTTTAAGGCTGAGTTGCAAAGCATTAGGGATGCTATTGGAGCTGCCAAAGAAATGGCGCATTCCAAAGATGATGCCTACTTGAGAAGATGCGAAGCACTGCAGAGATCATTGAAGGCATCTGAAGCTACTACAAAGATGTGGAGACAGAGAGCAGAAATGGCAGAATCAATATTATGTAAGGAAAGACCACTAGGTGAAGGGGATGAAGATTCCATTTATGTTGTTAACGGTGGACGAATCGACCTTTTGACAGATGATGATTCACAGAAATGGAAACTTTTAAGTGATGGCCCTCGCAGAGAGATACCTCAATGGATGGCGAGGAAAATTCGTACTATCCGTCCCAGGTTTCCACCAAGAAAGATTGATGTAGCTGAAGCGTTGAGCTCAAAGTTCAGATCTTTGGACTTGCCCAAGCCTAATGAAGTATGGTCTATAGCTCAGGAAAAGCCAAAGGAGGGTGATACACTTATTGAGCATGTGATTGAGAAGGAAACAATAGAGAAGAAACGGAAAGCCCTAGAGCATGCTCTTCAAGGGAAGACCATACAATGGCAGAAGACACCAGAACAAACAAACTTAG AGTCAGGAACTGGAACAGGGCGCGAGATTGTG TTTCAAGGCTTCAATTGGGAGAGCTGGAGAAAGCAGTGGTACCTGGATTTAGCTCCTAAAGCTGCTGATTTATCTAAAATTGGGGTAACATCAGTGTGGTTCCCACCACCAACAGAATCTGTTGCTCCTCAAG GTTATATGCCTTCTGACCTTTACAATTTGAACTCATCATATGGTTCTGTGGAAGAACTTAAACACTGCATTGAGGAAATGCATTCTCAAGGTCTTCTG GCCTTGGGAGATGTTGTCTTAAATCATAGATGTGCTCAAAAACAG AGTCCAAATGGCATTTGGAACATTTTTGGTGGGAAGCTTGCTTGGGGGCCTGAAGCAATTGTTTGTGATGATCCAAATTTTCAGGGCTGTGGAAATCCTTCAAGtg GGGATATATTTCATGCAGCACCCAATATTGATCATTCAAAGGACTTCGTAAGAAATGATATAAAGGAGTGGTTAAACTGGCTTCGAAACGATATTGGTTTTGATGGATGGCGCCTTGACTTCGTAAG AGGCTTCTCCGGTACCTATGTAAAAGAATATATTGAAGCTTCGGTTCCTGCATTTGCTATTGGAGAATATTGGGACAGTTTAGCttatgaaaatggaaatttgtGTTACAATCAAG ATGCTCACCGGCAAAGAATCGTTAATTGGATCAATGCCACAGGTGGTACTTCCTCGGCATTTGATGTCACAACAAAG GGAATACTCCACTCTGCTCTTCATAACCAATATTGGAGGTTAATAGATCCTCAGGGTAAACCAACTGGAGTTTTGGGATGGTGGCCCTCACGTGCTGTCACATTTTTGGAGAACCATGACACTGGATCAACacag GGTCACTGGCCATTCCCACGAGATAAGCTTACACAGGGATATGCATACATTTTGACTCATCCTGGAACT CCTGTCATTTTCTATGACCATTTATATGACTTTGGTCTTCATGACATCCTCACTGAGCTAATTGAGGCTCGGAGAAGGGCCGGAATCCATTGCCGGAGCGCTGTAAAGATATACCATGCAAATAATGAAGGTTATGTTGCACAGATAGGTGATACACTAGTAATGAAGCTTGGCCATTTTGATTGGAACCCCTCAAAGGAAAACCATTTGGAGGGGAGCTGGCAGACTTTTGTTGATAAAGGGTCAGATTATAAATTGTGGCTACGACAATAG
- the LOC117623198 gene encoding putative 2-succinyl-6-hydroxy-2,4-cyclohexadiene-1-carboxylate synthase encodes MMSLVWGSSSPPRPPPEAAVSTMAKKCGGSRGLLSSSRGVVSNSSGAVASCASGFPSFLPKEVEKIKDPYARNLAQRMERLPVQIGSSESFIMSSCVKPQKQSEINPVVLLHCFDSSCLEWRCAYPLLEEAGLEAWAVDVLGWGFSDLERRPLCSAASKRHHLYQFWKSYIRRPMILVGPSLGASVAIDFAVHHPVAVEKLVLINASVYAEGTGDLAKLPKFLAYAGVSLLKSIPLRLYANLLAFNGISLSTTFDWTNVGRLHCLLPWWKDATVSFMSSGGYNVISQIKQVKQKVLVICSEQDHIISYKQILRLRCELPCAIMRLIPDSGHLPHVENPTSVAKLIAGFARNDRC; translated from the exons ATGATGTCTCTGGTGTGGGGTTCCTCCTCACCGCCCCGACCACCACCAGAAGCAGCAGTGAGCACAATGGCAAAGAAATGTGGAGGCTCAAGGGGTCTTCTGAGCAGCAGCAGGGGTGTGGTGAGTAATTCAAGTGGTGCAGTGGCTTCTTGTGCTTCTGGGTTTCCCTCATTTCTTCCAAAGGAGGTGGAGAAAATTAAAGACCCTTATGCCAGAAACTTGGCTCAAAGGATGGAGAGGCTCCCTGTACAG ATTGGATCCTCTGAAAGTTTTATTATGAGTAGTTGTGTGAAACCTCAAAAACAAAGTGAGATCAATCCAGTGGTTCTCCTTCATTGCTTTGACAG TTCTTGTTTAGAGTGGAGGTGCGCATACCCTCTGCTTGAAGAAGCTGGGTTGGAGGCTTGGGCTGTTGATGTTCTTGGGTGGGGATTCTCTGATTTAG AAAGGCGCCCACTGTGCAGTGCAGCATCGAAGCGTCATCATCTCTATCAG TTTTGGAAGTCCTACATCAGAAGGCCAATGATATTAGTAGGACCAAGCCTTGGTGCTTCGGTTGCAATTGACTTTGCAGTCCACCATCCAGTAGCT GTTGAAAAGCTGGTTTTAATCAATGCAAGTGTGTATGCAGAAGGCACTGGAGACCTGGCAAAGTTACCTAAATTCTTAGCCTACGCTGGG GTTTCTTTATTGAAGAGCATACCTCTACGCCTTTATGCAAATTTGTTGGCCTTCAATGGCATTTCATTATCTACAACCTTTGATTGGACTAAT GTTGGCCGTTTACACTGTTTGCTGCCTTGGTGGAAAGATGCAACAGTCAGTTTTATGAGTAGTGGAGGCTACAATGTTATTTCCCAAATAAAACAG GTGAAGCAAAAAGTACTTGTGATTTGCAGCGAGCAAGATCATATTATCAGCTACAAACAAATATTG AGGCTACGCTGTGAGCTTCCGTGCGCAATCATGCGGCTAATACCAGATAGTGGTCACCTCCCTCATGTTGAAAATCCCACCTCTGTTGCGAAACTAATTGCAGGGTTTGCTCGGAACGATCGTTGCTGA